One region of Solanum pennellii chromosome 6, SPENNV200 genomic DNA includes:
- the LOC107022214 gene encoding agamous-like MADS-box protein AGL80: MALVIYSPYSNEPKVFPDLVSAINTFQKFKEFEALERSKYMVTKEEFTKKRIKKLQKKLLKVRKENRIKEITNEMHEVLNGKIISIDMNLFYLNDLSYVIKKNLQLIRETMKENGGDEGSTSNVPQSTPSLTMTSMMPSPLIDPPFTPMTPQMDPLAEIPSMGASIKMTNYHNSTDIPQSP, encoded by the coding sequence ATGGCTCTTGTCATATATAGTCCTTATAGTAATGAACCTAAGGTATTTCCCGATCTTGTTTCAGCAATCaacacttttcaaaaatttaaagaatttgaaGCATTGGAGAGATCAAAATATATGGTGACAAAGGAAGAATTCACCAAGAAAAGAATCAAGAAGTTGCAGAAAAAACTACTAAAGGtaagaaaggaaaataggaTCAAGGAAATTACAAATGAGATGCATGAAGTGTTGAATGGAAAAATTATTTCCATTGACATGAATCTTTTCTATCTCAACGATCTAAGTTATGTTATTAAGAAGAACCTTCAATTAATACGTGAAACTATGAAAGAGAATGGTGGTGACGAGGGGTCTACATCAAATGTTCCTCAATCCACTCCTTCATTAACAATGACATCTATGATGCCTTCCCCACTTATAGATCCTCCATTTACTCCCATGACACCACAAATGGATCCTTTAGCTGAGATCCCCTCAATGGGTGCATCAATTAAAATGACTAACTACCATAACTCTACTGACATTCCACAAAGTCCATAA